In one Arachis duranensis cultivar V14167 chromosome 9, aradu.V14167.gnm2.J7QH, whole genome shotgun sequence genomic region, the following are encoded:
- the LOC107467907 gene encoding uncharacterized protein LOC107467907, translating to MKVMKVKLLKSWLRGFTKLGKVKANFLIKCAIIHEKIDHMWIGYCFLFQNDEESLSSSCSYVPKDVPKGHLVVYVGEDCKRFVIKVGTLNNPLIKALLDHAEDVFGFDNNMLRIPCNETIFLNILRNATTLEDDQHHNQSLLHCF from the coding sequence ATGAAGGTCATGAAGGTTAAACTTCTCAAAAGTTGGCTAAGGGGGTTTACTAAATTGGGAAAGGTAAAGGCTAATTTTCTCATCAAATGTGCAATAATCCATGAAAAAATTGATCACATGTGGATTGGATATTGTTTCTTATTCCAAAATGATGAAgagtcattatcatcatcatgtTCATATGTACCAAAAGATGTCCCAAAAGGGCACCTAGTTGTGTATGTAGGTGAAGATTGCAAGAGATTTGTGATCAAGGTAGGTACACTCAACAATCCACTCATTAAGGCATTGCTGGATCATGCTGAGGACGTGTTTGGATTCGATAATAATATGCTTCGCATTCCTTGCAATGAGACCATTTTCCTAAACATTCTTCGCAATGCTACTACTCTTGAAGATGACCAACATCATAATCAGAGCCTCTTACATTGTTTCTAG